The following proteins are encoded in a genomic region of Sorangiineae bacterium MSr12523:
- a CDS encoding tetratricopeptide repeat protein, which translates to MRAFGVLVVASAVSLAACGGSKKDPATQAQPASSAKPVATAAPAPAVAPPTSEEASLGIKSFQSGDVPGAKKHFEAAVKKNPKDADALYYLGLVADQAGDKKSAEENYLAALQQRPDLDNAYVNLGALYIEGERINEALLITRQGLQKNPKHPGLHLNLGVGLATKGDIAGATRAFEEATRLAPEDPVFQVTYAHWLVVWKRTDEAAAKLRSARPLAENNVDTLGAIAKEMRLAGAAADCVPTLDKAIAIKDSPELRYERGLCKVALRDEPGSLLDFQMAVAKAPSHADPHYWLAGRYAVLEKWKDVISEYEAYLRLAPNGPFARTAQERIELAKQKSGGAAGGKKTQQGKATPAPKK; encoded by the coding sequence ATGAGAGCGTTCGGGGTGCTTGTCGTAGCTTCAGCGGTGTCTCTCGCAGCATGTGGAGGTTCCAAGAAGGACCCCGCCACCCAGGCGCAACCCGCATCTTCGGCGAAGCCGGTTGCGACCGCAGCTCCCGCTCCGGCGGTCGCACCGCCGACGAGCGAGGAGGCCTCGTTGGGCATCAAATCCTTCCAGAGCGGTGACGTCCCAGGTGCGAAAAAGCACTTCGAGGCGGCCGTGAAGAAGAACCCGAAGGACGCCGACGCGCTCTATTACCTGGGGCTCGTCGCCGATCAGGCCGGCGACAAGAAGAGCGCGGAGGAGAACTACCTGGCCGCGCTGCAGCAACGGCCGGATCTGGACAACGCGTACGTCAACCTGGGTGCACTCTACATCGAAGGAGAGCGCATCAACGAGGCGCTCTTGATCACGCGCCAGGGCCTGCAGAAGAACCCGAAGCACCCGGGATTGCACTTGAACCTCGGCGTGGGCCTGGCCACCAAGGGCGACATCGCCGGCGCCACGCGCGCCTTCGAGGAGGCCACGCGGCTCGCCCCGGAGGATCCGGTGTTCCAGGTGACGTATGCGCACTGGCTCGTGGTGTGGAAGCGCACCGACGAGGCTGCGGCAAAGCTTCGCTCGGCGCGACCGCTCGCCGAGAACAACGTCGATACCCTGGGCGCCATTGCCAAGGAGATGCGCCTTGCCGGTGCGGCGGCCGACTGTGTGCCGACATTGGACAAAGCCATCGCCATCAAAGATAGCCCCGAGTTGCGGTACGAGCGCGGGCTCTGCAAGGTGGCCCTTCGCGACGAGCCGGGTTCGCTGCTCGACTTCCAGATGGCCGTGGCCAAGGCACCGAGCCATGCCGATCCGCATTATTGGCTGGCCGGCCGGTATGCCGTGCTGGAAAAATGGAAAGACGTCATCAGCGAGTACGAGGCCTACCTTCGATTGGCGCCGAACGGTCCTTTTGCCCGGACCGCGCAGGAGCGCATCGAGCTGGCCAAGCAAAAGAGCGGCGGCGCGGCCGGAGGCAAGAAGACGCAGCAGGGAAAGGCGACGCCGGCGCCAAAGAAATAG
- a CDS encoding CoA-acylating methylmalonate-semialdehyde dehydrogenase, translating to MDVVKHWIDNEAVDGGDRKGDVYNPATGEKTAQVVYASRGDVDRAVASAKKALESWGKASLAKRSRVLFAYRELVERNKETIAKMLTSEHGKVLSDAGGEVQRGLEVIEFACGISELAKGEFSENVSTEVDSYSIRQPVGVCAGITPFNFPAMVPMWMYPIAIACGNTFVLKPSEKDPSVTNYCAELLKQAGLPEGVLNIVHGDKVAVDALLEHPDVGAVSFVGSTPIAKYIYETGTKNGKRVQALGGAKNHMVVLPDADMDLAADAAVSAGYGSAGERCMAISVLVTVGDAADKLLPKIRERMAALKVGNGLDPASEMGPLVTKEHLSRVVSYVEKGVAEGAKLVADGRTLKVKGHEKGFFLGPCLFDDVRPEMSIYQDEIFGPVLSVVRVPTYADAVKLIHEHVFANGVAIFTNDGGAARKFQSDVQVGMVGVNVPIPVPMAYYSFGGWKKSLFGDLHIYGRDGVRFYTRNKVVIARWPDPKFRGVNLGFPQNH from the coding sequence ATGGACGTCGTCAAACATTGGATCGACAACGAGGCCGTGGACGGGGGGGATCGCAAGGGGGACGTGTACAATCCCGCCACCGGCGAGAAGACGGCGCAAGTCGTCTATGCCTCGCGCGGGGACGTGGATCGCGCCGTCGCCTCCGCGAAGAAGGCGCTCGAATCGTGGGGCAAAGCTTCTCTGGCGAAGCGGAGCCGCGTGCTCTTCGCGTACCGCGAACTCGTGGAGCGGAACAAGGAGACCATCGCCAAGATGCTCACGTCGGAGCACGGCAAGGTGCTCTCCGATGCGGGTGGCGAAGTGCAGCGCGGTCTCGAGGTCATCGAGTTCGCCTGTGGGATCTCGGAGCTCGCCAAGGGCGAGTTCAGCGAGAACGTCTCCACGGAGGTCGACAGCTATTCGATCCGGCAGCCGGTGGGCGTGTGCGCCGGCATCACGCCGTTCAACTTCCCCGCGATGGTGCCGATGTGGATGTACCCCATCGCGATCGCCTGCGGGAACACCTTCGTCCTCAAGCCGAGCGAGAAGGATCCTTCGGTTACGAATTACTGTGCCGAGTTGCTGAAGCAGGCGGGCCTGCCCGAGGGCGTTCTCAACATCGTGCACGGCGACAAGGTCGCGGTGGACGCGCTGCTCGAGCACCCGGATGTCGGGGCGGTGAGCTTCGTCGGCTCGACGCCGATTGCAAAGTACATCTATGAGACCGGCACCAAGAACGGCAAGCGCGTTCAGGCCCTGGGCGGGGCGAAGAACCACATGGTGGTGCTGCCGGACGCGGACATGGATCTCGCCGCCGATGCAGCGGTGAGCGCGGGCTATGGCTCGGCGGGCGAGCGGTGCATGGCCATCAGCGTGCTGGTCACGGTGGGCGACGCCGCCGACAAGTTGCTGCCGAAGATCCGCGAGCGCATGGCGGCGCTCAAGGTTGGCAACGGCCTGGATCCGGCGAGCGAGATGGGGCCGCTGGTCACGAAAGAGCATCTCTCGCGCGTCGTTTCCTACGTGGAAAAGGGCGTGGCCGAGGGCGCGAAGCTCGTCGCCGACGGACGCACCTTGAAGGTCAAAGGCCACGAGAAGGGGTTCTTCCTCGGCCCGTGCCTCTTCGACGACGTGCGTCCCGAGATGAGCATCTACCAGGACGAGATCTTCGGCCCGGTTCTCTCGGTGGTGCGCGTGCCCACGTACGCCGATGCGGTGAAGCTGATTCACGAGCACGTCTTTGCCAACGGCGTGGCCATCTTCACCAACGACGGCGGCGCCGCGCGCAAGTTCCAGAGCGACGTGCAAGTCGGCATGGTCGGCGTGAACGTGCCGATCCCCGTGCCCATGGCGTACTACTCCTTCGGCGGGTGGAAGAAGTCGCTCTTCGGCGATCTGCACATCTACGGCCGCGACGGCGTGCGCTTCTACACGCGCAACAAGGTGGTCATCGCGCGCTGGCCCGATCCGAAGTTCCGCGGCGTGAACC